The region tttatttcGCCACCTGGTACATTTGGAGATGGCAGGGAGCTGCAAGAAAAAGCTTCCTCGTTACCCTGTGTAAgccaaaaaatataaacaaaacaaatatcccccacacacaaacacgcacacacaaaaaatcaTTTCTATTTTCTTCATTGGGACGACAGAGGAGGGCTGTCGGGGGCGCAGTCAGCACGCAGCCCCTTGCCTCTGCCCACGAACGCGAATGACGCCTCCTGCCATCTTCGGTCCGTAGTGGCCTGCCCAGAACTGGGTGTCGTTCCCAGAGTGCTTGAACTGGACGAAACGAACGCCCGCAGGGTAGTCGCGAAAGACGTGAGTGACCTGCGAGTAACGGCAGCGTGACCTGAGCACTCTCGAAGGATTCTTTTTTACTGCGTTAGCAGTATATATAGCCCTCCTTCAGTGAAGCAGCCGTGATCTGCgcgcacgcgtgtgtgtgtgtgcgcgtgtgtgtgtgtgtacgtgcgtcAATCCTTCATCACAGAGCCCCTTGCAGATCGCAGCGGATCGGAGCACCTTCCGGGCACCTTACGGAGCACGGGAACTACCTCCGCCGGAACACCCTCCGGTTAAAATACCCCTCACACCTAAGAGATTCTGCACACCCACCCACCTCCACCCTCCAGAATACCACCCAGCAACGGAACGAAAGAAGCGAAGACGAAACCAAATTCGAAGACGCAATCGGAAGGCGATCAGCGTAAAAACGAAATATACAGCCAATACTGCGAatgcagatttgtcgcatcacaccCTATTCTCGTCTGTGCATTTTCTTATGGTAGTTTGCAGTAGGGAATGCCGGCATAAGCAGGACAAAAAGCACTGTAGCCGCCTCCGGCCATTCAAGAAAAAATTGgatgggacacttaagctcaaCCTTAAAGTTATGACGTCATAGCCTAGTGGGTTAtttcccatatatgcggaaggACATTCTCTATTgcacattcacagatccctcgtagtcttcatacccctccttgcgcagtggtgcagcggttaagcgaagctccagtgccctgcgatggcaggtgctcccagcggtgggccttgtgctgccaaggttgctcttccagattgaccgatcattaactgccacgtcctgccacggtgggcaggttgtgatgacgccgcaaggtcacgtgacctagacggCACACCTGCCTAGGCCCACGCACTAACGGGGACGTATACCGGATTATCATAAGCCGGCCGCGTACGGGCAGCGGTATAGGCGTGCGGCCAGGTGGGACCACTGCGCGTGCACAGGAGGTGCACGGTAATCCGGtacacgtctccgctatgctaaatcctGCAAAGGCCTTGCCCGCGTTGACGTATAGCGCTTCGTATACCGGAATAGCGGGTGCTTGCATTCATGGGCAGTGAGAGGTGCGCGTCCCCACTTACCCACTACGCATGCGCAGCAACCAGCTGGTCCGGTAAACGTCTCCCGTAGCATGTCTCCGCCATGCTAAAGCTCTATATTAGAGAATTTTGACAGCAGACTTTAGCAGTTTTGTCCGCACTGGAGAACTTGGTTTTCTTTTCAGTAGAAAAACTTAAAAATCCGTGCGTTGCATAAAGAAACAGTCAAGCAATGCGTTTTTATTGCCTCAGCAAGTTACCATACCATGAAGGTAGCCAATATGCACAGAATAACACTTGTCTGACATCATGTCAAGCATACACGCATCAAGCAGGTCAATGCACACGAGAATTAAACCGATAACCACGACTGAAGCAATGTTTTCCCATGCGACTCACAGTAATAAAATAATGATAgaagcaaaagaaagaaaaatataaagagGGAGTTACGCGGAATATAATTGGTGTCAGTCATTTGTTATGTGTTCTTTGTCATTTGCGCTGAAACATTTAATTTAGGAACATGAACCAttcagcccaaatcaaagtattTTATATCGATATGAAATTTCGACAGCGGATGTACCGACAGTGCGAATTACCGTCAGAAATTATGATAACAATGCCCCGTTTACGGCGAATATCATGCTTGATTCTATTAGTCATGGCTCAACATAAGATATTTTCATTTCTGCCGTGATTTCGCGTTATTTGTATTGTCCGTTAAACTAGCCCTGAGGCAGTCTTGCATTGGTCTGATAAAGCAGAACCCATGCCCCCACCTAGCAACATACAAGCAAACCACCAAGGATGCTTCCCTTGAGCGTATTTTCAAAAAaatgatgccgccaccgtctggaagacgttgacgtaacgagcgttagctgtttggtttactagcaTTGATATGAGGTCGGCATTTTGGATtaataagtgacgtcaccaatcaatcaccaatttgatatactaatgacgtcactagtcaatcaccagttgggttgctatatcaaTATACTATgcgggccgccatcttgaatttctcTGACttcgaaaatttcacgccgaacggaggtggtagcagaccccaagaaatcgagaaacgtgacgaGTAAGAGCTGATGCTCTTTAAAAAAACCCGGTACGTGACACCCTGTATCCAATGTTGAAAACTGCGCTGGCTAGACACCCGTATCTGGAAGCAGTCACTTGCCTGATTCCACTTGCCGCCACGCCACTGTTCAGTCCTAATCCAGCCAGTGCTGTACACTTGCAGCACTTCCTCTTTGCCTCCGAGAAGTGACACAGTCAGCTTGTACTTGCTACCGCAATCAAACCGGGCTGCATACCTATATATGAAAGATGTACAAAAGACCAGTTTACGGTGCACTATGACACAGTTACCTCTTGCCAGTATGTGGGACAAGTTACAGCGGGTAATAAGTTAGCGAGTTTTTGTATCCATAAAAGTGCATGAAGGCATACGTAAAGCTGTGAAGTTGGTAGAAGAGATTTCTAAATTATTCGCTTgtggctttcatttcatttcacttattTTACCCTTAGAGCTTTCGCATTACTAGCTATTAATACTGAAACCATTAACGGCGACAAAAAAGCGACTGGTTCGTTCATAAAAATATAGCTTTTTTGTACTTTATGCTGTTTGCATGAAGAAGCCAACATTCACCGATACCAAGGGACATatgggatttaaaaaaaaattctggcgttCATCAATAGCAGATTAACAGCGTGATTATTTAGAGATAATTGGTtagaaagcaggagaaaaaatatGAGAATTACATCATTAGTATAGGGATCTAATTTGCTCAACAAGAAACTTTAGTTGCACAACGCCGTGCACTCAAGTGGCATATGACTAGCATCCAGTGGTGTAAACAGTGGTGCAATAGACATACACGTCGGCGCAGGTTGCCGTCGAGTGAATCTGAGGATCAGCTACACACATTGTAGAGTTACTGGCACCCCGATCGCAGCAAACATGAAGCGAATAAATGCCCCAAAACCGTCAGAAGTATTAGTTACGTTTACCGTCATATTAAATGTCACCAAGTACTGCAGCCGGTCAGAagtggttgaaaaaaaaatagaggcatAGTAGGTGCTCATCACATACCAGTCCGAGACTTCGATGtctggtttgattgtatccatgATTACTGGAAGAATGCCTTCACTCACTAAGTCGATAACTTGCTGCTTTGTGCATCTCTTGTACGAAGTTGCGAAACATCCCTGTTTTTCTGCAGAAACAAAAAATCACACAAGCCTGGTTAGAGGCGTCCCGACATGCCCCTCTTTCGATAACGAAAAACGCCTTGCAATTGCCAGGACGTCTTACGAGCTACGAAGTTCAGCGAAAGAAGTTTCCCTAAGCAtgctgcaataaaggaaaaatttAATAAGCTCTGAAACACCTTGTGCTAAAACTTCAAAATATGCTGCAGCAAAAACACGGTCGGGGCTCGTTTGTGCATACTGACGTACGCCTAATGACGTaaaataaatattgatatgaaatTGACTTATCTATTCGTTCATTAAACATTATGTTACTGGCCTCAATTTTAGGCCGTAAGAGATAAGGAGCAGCTAACGTATACTGAACAATAAGAGATTCTATTAGGAAGGACGAGCCCAACGAAGTAGGACATGAAAGCTAAACCATTATTAATTAAAGATAAAATTGTGCGCTACAGTACGAGGCCTATGCTACTCACCGAGAACATGCCtgattgtagcgaaagctacattacggtaggatttcgagccttcagcgtggcggtgccgtggctgcgCTGCACATTGTCACGttgtgcagagcagctgccggcggcgtggttgatcacgtggttcgtcacctggttggtcacgtgaccagccacatggtcATAATGCATAGCGTCTACTCTCAGCTGGCATTTAATTAAAGAAATGTAAGACTAACCCAAAAACGAAGGTACCTACCTATAATGCATAGCCATCTACTCTCAGTTGGCATTTAATTAAAGAAACGTAAAACTAAGCGTACGAACACACTGGCGGAAAAACGTGCGGCAAGCCGCTGGCGGCAATATTCGCGGCGCGAATTCAGGGACGGCACACCGGCGGCGAGGAGTGCGCGGGACAGCGCCGCCGCGCAAAGCTCTTTTCATGCCAAACCGGTCGAGGTCCCTGCTCGCGGAGAAGCGCGCGGCTCCGTTGCCGCCTCTAGAAGGTAACTTTGctaggagccaagaggtggcgacACAGACGCTCTCCACGTGACTAAGCCAGGCGCCCCTAATTGGTCTCCCCGCTCCGCGGCACGcggcaagccgccgaaaatggctcctccACCCATCCtcccccgctgcggtggctcagttataagtatattctaggcactatagctcagtggtagggcgctcgactactgatccggagttcccgggttcgaacccgaccgcggcggctgcgtttttatggaggaaaaacgctaaggcgcccgtgtgctgtgcgatgtcagtgcacgttaaagatccccaggtggtcgaaattattccggagccctccactacggcacctattcttcctttattctttcactccctcctttatcccttcccttacggcgcggttcaggtgtccaacgataaatgagacagatactgcgccatttcctttcccccaataccaattattattattattattcacccaTCCTCAGCGCGGCAGATCAACCCGCCGCCGCGGCAGGTTTCGCGGCAAGCGGCTTGCCGCGCACgttttgccgccagtgtgtccGTAGCGGCTTGTCGCCGGCGGCGTGCCGCGCGTgttttgccgccagtgtgtccGTGCCTTAACAGTTTAGGCACGTCACTGCTTAATGTGCAAACGCACAAATAAATCGGTGCAGCGACGCATGCTGTAAAATAAAAGAGAAATATGACGGTGCACCCACCTAAAGGCAAACGATCTGCACCATCCGGGGCTTTCTCATATTTCCAGTCGGTTCCTTTTACTCGCCAACCAGCGAATTCACCtcaaagcgaaaaagaaaaaaagaagttggAGAACGACAGCTGGTCAAAGCTGCAGACGCATAATTTATGGGCGAAAAGTGTGATGCCTGTGGTAAATCAatgaaagtgcaaaaaaaaatcgaacttGTCTGTAGAGGCATTCACGCGCTCGCAAGCCAGCTACACACGTCTGGAAGCCGTCGCCTGGCGTTCCTAGCTTCCACTTCACTGTGCACAACTTGTGAGATGGAATATGCAGCTAGACTCGCGGTAATTCAAACTCGGATAATTAGCACTTTCGGTTAACGCAAACAAGTTTCAGAACTTTGGCTGG is a window of Amblyomma americanum isolate KBUSLIRL-KWMA chromosome 4, ASM5285725v1, whole genome shotgun sequence DNA encoding:
- the LOC144129117 gene encoding F-box only protein 6-like: MQAADIYPLTDLPEQLIEHVLSFVDQTDLLESCRHTCKLFRDVIDRNGFWKIKCLRDGKVIPAYALEELPPRYYQSIYMGNPYGRNLLRNGHGDAPEGEFAGWRVKGTDWKYEKAPDGADRLPLEKQGCFATSYKRCTKQQVIDLVSEGILPVIMDTIKPDIEVSDWYAARFDCGSKYKLTVSLLGGKEEVLQVYSTGWIRTEQWRGGKWNQVTHVFRDYPAGVRFVQFKHSGNDTQFWAGHYGPKMAGGVIRVRGQRQGAAC